Below is a window of Spirochaetaceae bacterium DNA.
AGCGTAGAGGAATTCCGTGGCTTCGCGCTTACCGACTCCTATGCGCCGCTGATCTTCGTGAACGGTGCCGATGCGAAGTCGGCACAGATGTTCACGCTTGCTCACGAGTTGGCTCACGTATGGCTCGGCTCGGAAGGCGTTTCCGGCTTTGACGGCCTTCTCCCCCGCGGCACGGACGTGGAGGACTGGTGCAACCGGGCGGCGGCGGAATTCCTTGCACCAGCACAGGAGGTTAGGGCGCATTGGGCGGAAGTCAGACGCCGGGCCAAGCCCTTCGATGCTCTCGCCCGGGCGTTCAAGGTGAGCCCCGTGGTGGCCGCCCGCCGTGCTCTCGACCTGCATCTCGTTGAGCGCAGCACCTTTGCCGACTTCTACGAGCGTTACGTCAATCGCGGCCGCAAGGAGAGTGGCGCCGAACCGAGTGGAGGCGGCGATTTCTACAACAACCAGAACACGCGTATAGGCGAACTGTTTGCGACCCAGGTGCTGCGCGCGGCGATCGAGGGCCGTGTCGGTTTCAAGGAAGCCTATGACCTGACAGGGCTGCGCGGAGGAACCTTTCAGAAGTACGCCCGTAGGCTAGGCGTGAATCTCCCGTGAGGGTGGTCTGACGTACATCGTAGATTCGGACGTC
It encodes the following:
- a CDS encoding XRE family transcriptional regulator; amino-acid sequence: MSPEMLRWACERAGFDVARLAKRIPQLPAWVRRERQPTLKQLEKLAKLTHTPLGYLFLPEPPAERLPVPDYRTVAGTTRGTPSPDLLDTLYTMQRRQEWLRESLVENDVAPLTFVASARLADEPEVVGREMRRTLGLGEGWVLAVATWQVAVSELRRTIEQLGVMAVINGVVGNNTSRRLSVEEFRGFALTDSYAPLIFVNGADAKSAQMFTLAHELAHVWLGSEGVSGFDGLLPRGTDVEDWCNRAAAEFLAPAQEVRAHWAEVRRRAKPFDALARAFKVSPVVAARRALDLHLVERSTFADFYERYVNRGRKESGAEPSGGGDFYNNQNTRIGELFATQVLRAAIEGRVGFKEAYDLTGLRGGTFQKYARRLGVNLP